The following are from one region of the Streptococcus sp. 1643 genome:
- a CDS encoding bacteriocin immunity protein, whose product MAEPNLESLIRDLYNHARQGLSEDLVAALLETAKKLPTTNEQLLAVQLSGLVNRELLINPKHPAPELINLARFIKREEAKYRGTAVSAIMFGELFKML is encoded by the coding sequence ATGGCAGAACCAAACCTAGAAAGCCTTATAAGAGATCTCTACAACCATGCTCGTCAGGGTTTGAGTGAAGATTTAGTTGCTGCTCTCCTAGAGACTGCTAAAAAACTACCAACTACAAATGAGCAATTATTAGCAGTCCAACTCTCAGGACTTGTCAATCGTGAATTGCTCATCAATCCCAAACATCCAGCACCTGAATTGATCAACTTGGCGCGCTTTATCAAAAGAGAAGAGGCTAAGTACAGGGGCACGGCAGTTTCTGCTATCATGTTTGGTGAACTCTTTAAGATGCTTTGA